The Victivallis sp. Marseille-Q1083 genome has a window encoding:
- a CDS encoding metal ABC transporter ATP-binding protein, producing MSEPVVELHAVNFAYPDGPQVLQEVNLSVKKGDAGCIIGPNGGGKSTLLALLLGVLQPDRGTIRIFGETPEKARQRIGYVPQRFQLDDAFPVTAQEVVMMGQWSCRTLGFPASGQRRKARLLLEEMELADVADKNFSALSGGQRQRILIARALAVDPELLLLDEPTANVDPAVQRQFYRLLTRLRRRLTILVVSHDLGWVSSCFDYAICVNRQVKIHPVSEVSGANLASVFGYDIKVVEHGEHCTGCEPAEVK from the coding sequence ATGAGTGAACCGGTTGTCGAACTCCACGCGGTAAATTTTGCTTATCCGGACGGGCCGCAAGTGTTGCAGGAAGTCAATCTGTCCGTAAAAAAGGGCGATGCCGGCTGCATCATCGGGCCGAACGGCGGCGGCAAAAGCACGTTGCTGGCGCTGCTGCTCGGAGTTTTGCAGCCGGATCGGGGGACAATCCGTATTTTCGGCGAAACGCCGGAAAAGGCCCGCCAGCGCATCGGTTATGTCCCGCAGCGGTTTCAGCTCGACGACGCTTTTCCGGTGACGGCACAGGAAGTGGTGATGATGGGACAATGGAGTTGCCGCACGCTGGGATTTCCCGCTTCCGGCCAGCGCCGGAAAGCACGGCTGCTGCTGGAAGAAATGGAATTGGCCGACGTGGCGGATAAAAATTTTTCGGCCCTGTCCGGCGGTCAGCGGCAGCGGATTCTGATCGCCAGGGCATTGGCGGTCGATCCGGAATTGCTGCTACTCGACGAACCGACCGCCAATGTCGATCCGGCGGTGCAACGCCAATTCTACAGGCTGCTCACCCGGCTCCGCCGCCGCCTGACCATCCTGGTGGTTTCCCATGACCTCGGCTGGGTTTCCAGTTGCTTCGACTACGCCATCTGTGTCAACCGGCAGGTGAAAATCCATCCGGTCAGTGAAGTTTCCGGTGCCAACCTGGCCAGCGTGTTCGGTTACGACATCAAAGTCGTCGAACACGGCGAACATTGTACCGGTTGTGAACCGGCGGAGGTCAAATGA